The Marinobacter sp. SS13-12 sequence GCATCTACCTGATGGTCAAGCCGGACCCGGACGCCCAATGGCCGCTGGGCAGGACAGCACTGGAGCTCGTGGTGTCCCTGGTTGTTCTGGTGGTGTACGCGATGTTGCTTGAACCCCTGGGGTTTGTCATTTCGACAACCCTGGCGGTGGGCACCCTTAGCTGGCGCATGGGTGCTCCGCTCAGGCGCGCCTTTGTGACCGGGCTGGCAAGCGCTGTGGTGGTGTTCGTGCTGTTCAACTACGGCCTGTCCCTGAACCTGCCCGCCGGCCCGCTGGAGGTGAACTGATGGAAACGCTTGGATTTCTGATGGAGGGGTTCGCGGTTGCCCTTACACCGTACAACCTGATGTTTGCCCTGTTCGGCGCCTTTGCCGGCACCCTGATCGGCTGCTTGCCGGGTCTCGGCCCCGCCAATGGTGTGGCAATTCTTATTCCTCTGGCATTTGCCTTGGGGCTGCCCCCGGAAACAGCCATGATCCTGCTCACCTCGGTGTACGCGGGCGCCATGTACGGTGGTCGCATTTCTTCCATCCTGCTCAATATCCCCGGTGATGAGCCGGCCATGATGACCTGTCTGGACGGTTACCCCATGGCCAGAAAGGGGCGCGCCGCAGATGCGCTGGCAATCTCTGCCATTGCGTCCTTCTCCGGCGGTCTCATCGGCACGATCGGCCTGATCATGTTGGCGCCTGTGCTGGCAAGGTTTGCGCTGAGCTTCGGGCCAGCCGAGTATTTCGCGCTGTTCCTGCTGGCCTTTGCAACTCTTGGTGGTATTACCGGTAAAAATCCGATGAAAACCGTTATTGCCGCCACACTGGGGATCATGATCTCGACCGTAGGTATCGATATTTCCACCGGCACCCAGCGCTATACCTTTGGTGTACTGGAGCTGTATGAAGGCATCGACTTTATCCTCGCCATCGTTGGCCTGTTCGCCATCTCTGAGCTGCTGTTTTTCGTCGAGTCACGCATGGGTGGCGGGCGCGAAAAGATGAACGTGGGTAAGTTGACGCTTACTTTCAAGGAGATCATGTCAACCGTTCCCACCCAGTTGCGTGGTGGTGTGCTCGGGTTTATCTCGGGGGTCCTGCCAGGTGCAGGTGCTTCTCTGGGCAGCTTTATCAGCTACACCCTGGAGAAGCAGGTGCTGGGCAGGAAAGGCAACTTCGGGGAAGGCGACATTCGCGGCGTAGTAGCTCCTGAAGCGGGTAATAACGGTGCGTCATCGGGCGCACTGGTTCCCATGTTGACCCTGGGTGTACCGGGAAGTGGTACCACGGCGGTTCTGCTGGCGATGCTGATTTCGCTGAACATCACACCCGGCCCGCTGATGTTCACCCAGAACGCGGATATTGTCTGGGGCGTTATCGCAGCCCTTCTTATCGGGAACGTCCTTCTGTTGCTGCTGAACATTCCGCTGGTCGGGTTCTTTGTGCGGCTGCTGTCCGTTCCCCCCATGTACCTTTTGCCCATCGTGACCATGGTGGCTTTTGTAGGCATCTATTCGATCAGCAACAGCGCCTTCGACCTGTATTTCATGGTGGCCTTTGGTGCGGCGGGGTATTTCCTGCGCAAGCTGGAAATACCGGTGGTGCCGATCATCCTCGGCCTGTTACTGGGGCCGGAAATGGAGAAAAACCTCGGGCATGCCCTGGTGCTGTCTGACGGTGACTGGAGCGTCCTTTGGGCCAGCACCCTGGCCAAGAGTTTCTGGCTTGTTGCCGGCCTGAGCCTGGTGCTGCCTTACGTGGTTGGCCCCATGCTGCGTCGCCGCATGAACGCAGCCATGAAGGAAAGCCCGGTAAGCGATTGAGCGTGGTCCGGCTCATTTCAACGGATCTTTGTCAGTCCTGAAAAGCAATAAATACAATCAAGAGAGGAATTATCCGATGAGAAAACAAAAACTGATGGTGTCATGTGTTGCTTTGGTAGTTTGCGGTTTCTCCGCACCCGGAGTGTTTGCCCAGTCCAAAGTGCCGAAGGTTTCCAGTGAGGTGCCAGTGTCGGACGTCGCCATTGATGTCTACGGCCAGCTGAACTACGGCGTTCTGGTCGGGGACACGGGGGATGGCAGCGAGCACTTCATTGTTGATAACGACAACAGCGGTAGCCGGATCGGGGCCAGGCTGAAAGGCGATCTCGATGGCACGAATCTGGCAATCGGTGCCCATGTGGAGCTGGAGTACCAGCAGAATGCTTCCAACAAGGTGACCCTTGAAGAGCGGTCAATCAGTGGCGAATTCAACGAGCGTCAGCTCAACCTGTTTGTTTCAGGTGGATTCGGCAAGTTATCACTTGGTCAGGGCGACGGGGCGGCAAACGGAAATATCGAACGGGACCTGTCGGGTACCAAGGTTATTTCCTACACCAACCCCAGCCTGGTCGGTGGCAGCCTCGACTTTCTGGATGATGCCACCAGTACCCGGGTCGCGCTCGGGGCAACAACAAGTGACCAGGACTTCGAGAGCCGTTATAGCCGTGTGAGATACGACCTTCCCGCCATGGGAGCGTTCAAGCCCGTGATAAGCCAGGGTATTAAAGGCGGTGATGATGTGACGGAAGTTGGCGTCAGGTTCTCTGGTGAGTTTGGCGGCAAGATTGACGGTGCATTGGGGTATTCCGTCAGGGATATTGGTGGTGTAGCTGGCGATTCTGAAACAATGGGAGGCTCACTGTCATGGTTGCATGGCAGCGGTATCAACCTCACGGGGGCCTACTCAACCACCAGCGACGATAACCCGGCCAATCCCGATGCCGATTTCTATCTCGCCAAACTGGGCTACAAAATCGGCAGGCACGCCTTCGATATTCACTACATGGAAACGGAAGACCGGGCGGAAAAGGGCGATTCGGCGGAAACCCTCGGGGTAGGTTATGTCTTTACCCCGATCAAGTGGTTTGAGACCTATGCCGGGTACAACAACCATTCCCTGAATCGCTCAGGCGCAGACTTTGACGATGTCAGCACTGTGCTGGTCGGGGGGCGCCTCAAGTTCTGAGCGGCCCGCATCTGTTGTTGTGCCCGGGTGAATAACCCCCACTTTGCCGCACCGGCTTCCCGGTGCGGCTTTTTTGCGTTTACCTGAACGATCAGAGATTTGCTTCCGCGTATTCCGCCAGTACCGACCTGGGCACGCCCTGCAGGTGAATATGCCCGCCATGGCGGAAGCTCTTGAAGCGTTCGGTCATGTAGGTCAGGCCTGAGCTCAGGGCACTCAGGTACGGGGTGTCGATCTGCGCCAGGTTGCCCAGACAGATCACCTTGGAGCCGTTGCCAGCACGAGTGATGATGGTCTTGATCTGGTGTGGTGTCAGGTTCTGGGACTCGTCGATGATGATCAGGCTGTGCTGGAAGCTGCGCCCGCGAATGTAGTTCATGGATTTGAAGTGCAGGGGCACCTTGCTGAGGATGTAATCCACGCTGGCGGTCATGTTCTCGTCGTCTTCGTGGAGCGCTTCCAGGTTGTCCACAATGGCGCCCAGCCAGGGCTCCATTTTCTCGGCCTCGGTGCCGGGCAGGAAACCGATATCCTCGTCCAGCCCCTGAGTGCTGCGGGTAGCGATAATGCGTTTGTAGATCTTGCTGGCAACGGTCATCTCGATGCAGGCAGCCAGGGCCAGGATGGTTTTTCCGGAGCCGGCGGAGCCGGTGAGGTTCACCAGGTGAATGTCCGGGTCCAGCAACAAGTTGAGGGCAATGGCCTGGTAGATATCCCGCGGCACCAGACCCCAGACTTCCTCGTTCATCAGGTCGTGCTGATGCAGGTCGCGGATGACAATCTGGTTGTCGCTCAGGTCAGACACCTTACCCACGAAACCCTGTTCATCAATCACGAACTCGTTGATCGTCAGCTTGGCCAGGTCGCCCTCGCGACGCAGGATGTGTTCGGTGATGCCCTCCCGCTGGATGGTTTCCACTTTTTCGATGGTGTCCCAGAAGGAATTGGCGAACTCCTTGTAGCCCTTGGGTAACAGGTCGATGTCGTCCAGCAACATGTCGTTGTGGTAGTCCTGGGCTTCCACGCCGAAGCCCCGGGCTTTCAGGCGCATGTTGATGTCTTTGCTGACAAGGATGATATCGCGGGACTTGTGGCGGGCCTGCAGGGCGGCCAGGGTATTGATGATCTTGTTGTCGTTGAGGTGTTCCGGCAGGCCGTGATTGCCATGATGTTCGGTGCTCATCAGTATGGACAGTGCCCCCAGGGGTTCTGCCTTCTTGCCGCGCACGATAGGAACGCCTTTCTCGATGTCTCCGGGGCTGGCGTCTCCCAACAGCTTGTCGATATTGCGTATGGCCTGGCGGCAGTCTGCGGCGACCGCCTGCTTGCCGGATTTGAGACTGTCGAGTTCTTCAAGGACCGTCATCGGGATAATGACGTCATGTTCTTCAAAATTCAGGAGGGCGTTCGGGTCGTGGATGAGGACGTTGGTGTCGAGGACATACATCTTTCTGCGAGCCTGCGGTGCTCTTGGCATAGGGTGTGATACCTCTCTGGTCAGCCGTTCCCGGCACAGCGGTTGGTGAGCTCCTGGTCGGAGATCAGTTTGAGCATGTCATACGTGGTCACAATACCGGTGATCTTTTCGTCTTTGGTGATGAAAATCCGGTGCAAATGTTCACGCATCATCATGTCGGCAATGTCGCGCACCGGAGTCTGCTCGTCAACCGATAGAACAATGGGCGTCATGATGTCGCGAACTTCCACCGGTACCTTGCCCATTTCCTCGAAAATGGCCATGCGCAGGCGTCGGGCTTCCTGCTCTTCTTCCGGAGTCATGCGGGTATCAGTTTCCGGCCGGCTGGCGTTCCAGCGAAATTCGGTGATGTCCTTGAGGGTGGCAATACCGACGATCTCACCGGTTTCATCGGTAACAGGGCTGCCGGTTATCTCATTGTCGGTGAGGAATCTTGCCAGCCGGTCCATCGTCCATGACTCGGGTACGGCCTTGATACTCGGGGTCATGATCTCGTAAGCGAGAACGGTCATTTACGGTTCGGCTCCGTTAACAGGTCCATTGTAAAAGAGCTTAGCTGTTAGTTACTGGCTAGTCATCCCCTGATTGAGTTTTGGGGGTCACACCCTTCAGTTTGCCATCGTCGTCGTAAACCAGCTCGTGGTTCTGGTAGCGATCCCACCGGGCCACACGCTCTAGCTGTTCGATTGAGCGGATGGGAATATCCACCAGCAGGGTGTTTACCAGCCAGCCGGGTATCGATCCGTTGGGGTTGGTGTGCTGTATCCAGATCATGCGGGTCTGGTCGCCCTCGGGGATGAACCGGTACAGGGTGTCGGACTTGTCGACGCGGACATAGTCACTTTCTTCCTCACGCTGGTCGGGGATGGCGTTGAGGTCCATCACGATCTCGCCGTTGTTCTGGTCACCCCGGGTGCGAATGCGGATGACATAGTCCCGGTCGGTGACTGGCCAGGGCATGTCGTTGACCGAGTAGGCGTAGCGGTCATGGAAGCTGCCGTCACCGAAGGCGTAGGATTCAGAGCAGTTGTGCACCCATTCCACGCAGGACTCCGGGTTGACCATCACGGCCATGAGATTTTCGATGGGCACGTCGAGAACCGCCTCGGCCTTGAATGCCTGGAAGCTGGAGTCGGGCTGGTCGATGGTGAGTACCCGGATGTTGTCGGTTTCCTTGCGAAGGCTCCAGCCGTCGGCGTTTTCATCCGGCAGCTGCGCCAGTGCAGTGGCCGAGACCATGGCGGACACAATGGTCGTCATCAACAGTGTGGTCAACGCCCAAATCCGGCGGTTGATGCCCGGGGCCTTCAGGTTATGCATAGGTTTCACATCCTTGGAAATGTCCGGGCGAGTCTATCATGGGTGGTGTCTTGCCTTGCGGATGTAATCGGGGGATTGTGAACTGGGTAACTGACTGAAATTCTGAAGGTAACTTTTGGCCTGATTTGATGGGCAGAATGGGCAGAGTGAACGACTCCGGCAGGTTCCCTGCCGGAGTCGGAGGAAAAAGGGCGGGTCCGGTCAGTGCTCCGGCAGGGTCACATTCAGTTCCAGCACTGAGCAGCTGTCGTTGCGGTCGACTTCCACCTGCACCATATCATCGCTGATCTGAACGTACTTGCGGATGACCTCAAGCAGCTCTTTCTGCAATGCTGGCAGATAGTCGGGCTGTTCGCGCTGGCCCCGTTCGTGGGCAACAATGATCTGCAGACGTTCCTTGGCAACACTGGCAGAACGGTTGTCCTTCTTACTCTTGAAATAGTCGAAGAAACTCATCCGTCAGCCCCCCTTGAACATCCGTGAGAAGAAACCCTTTTTCTGGGATGACATAAACCGGTGCTCACGCTCCTCCCCCAACAGACGGGCAACAGCATCATCATAGGCCTGCCCGGCGTCGCTGTCTTCCTCAAGAATCACCGGAAGCCCCTGGTTGGAGGCGTTCAGTACAATCTGTGATTCAGGAATCACACCCAGCAGGGGGATAGCGAGGATTTCTTCCACGTCTGCCACCGACAGCATTTCGCCCCTGGCCACCCGGTCCGGGTTATAGCGGGTCAGTAGCAGGTGTTCCTTGACCGGATCCTGTCCCATTTCGGCGCGGCGGGACTTGCTCTGCAGAATGCCCAGAATCCGGTCGGAGTCCCGTACCGAAGACACTTCCGGGTTGGTGACCACTACCGCTTCGTCAGCGTAGTACAGGGCCATCAGCGCACCGTGCTCGATGCCGGCAGGGGAGTCGCAGACAATATAATCGAAGCGCTCGGACAGCTCGTTGATAACCTTCTCGACACCCTCTCTGGTCAGCGCCTCCTTCTCCCGGGTCTGGGATGCAGGGAGGATGTAGAGGGTATCAACCCGTTTGTCCCGGATCAGGGCCTGGTTCAGCGTGGCTTCGCCCTGGATCACGTTCACGAAGTCGTACACCACCCTGCGTTCGCAGTTCATGATGAGATCCAGGTTGCGCAGGCCCACGTCAAAATCAATGACCACGGTCTTGTGGCCACGTTTTGCCAGCCCGGTGCTGATAGAGGCGCTGGTTGTGGTTTTACCTACGCCACCTTTTCCTGAGGTAACGACAATGATTCTAGCCAAGGTTGCATTCCTGTTTTGCGGTGGATTCATCGTTTTCCCCGCCTGTGCGGGTAGTTACGTTCTGATCAGGCCTTTTCCAGTGGCGTTACCACCAGCAGGTCTTCCCTGAGCTGGATCTGGACGGCGGTTTTCCAGCCGTTGTCCTGAAGATCTTCGGAGATTTTATAGTGTCCGGCGATGGACACAAGCTCTGCTTCAAGAGACTGACAGAATACCCGCGCGTGCTCGGCACCATGAATGCCCGCCAGGGCCCGGCCGCGTAGTGGTCCGTACACATGGATGTTGCCCGCTGCCAGCACTTCAGCGCCGGCCTGTACTGGCGCCAGAATGATGAGGTCACCGTCCGGGGCGTATACCTGCTGGCCAGAGCGCACCGGCTGGTTGATGATTCTGGCGGGCGCGGGTTCGCCATGGTTTTCCACCCGTGGCGGTGTCGGGCTATCGATGGCCTCCGTGGTCTCAGTGTCCGGCCCGGTGTCGATTTCGCGGTCTCTCTGGTTGCCGCCAGGAAGCAGCGCCAGGGATGCGCCCCGCGCCAGTCGACGCTGGTCGTCGTTGCCGCCGCGCACGCCGATCACATGAATATTGTGACGGCGGCAGGTTCCGATAATCTTGAAAAAATCCAGTTCGCTGCTTATGCCCTCGTACTTCTCGAGGCTGACGATCAGCGGAATATCCTTGAAAAAGCCCGGGGCCTGGCTGATTTTGTCCCGCAGAGTGCTTTCGAATTCCTCGTCGTCGAAGAAATACAGCTCCAGTGCCGTCATGGACACGCTGGCACTCTTGAGCTGGAAACATTGTTTTACCCCGGATACGGCGGTCTCGCTCATGGGTGGGTCTCTTCCGTGGTGTCGTCCTGAGTGGTAGCCGGGCGCTTGCGAAGTGCCGGGCCGTCAAAGCGGATACCGGACCAGCCGGTGCCGATAAACTGGCGGATATTACCGTGGCTCTCCCCCGCGGGCTCATCAAGAACCTGCCGGTAATGCTGCGCAAACAGGCGCAAGGTGTCGGCTTCGTTCAGGTTGCAGTACTGAGCCAGAGAAAATACCCGGCAGGAGCCGGCATTCTCGCCAGCGCCGTTGTACAACGGCCCATTGTGGAACCCGGTGGGCCGGTACTCGAAAAACCGGTCAATCAGGGCCAGGGTGTCTTCAAAGTCGCCGTGGCCGGCATCTACGGACGCCAGATGTATGCGAACCGCGTCATTGAGGTTCATCAGCCGTGATCCCTC is a genomic window containing:
- a CDS encoding tripartite tricarboxylate transporter TctB family protein, producing the protein MTGLGDRLLGLGLLVLAVAYGWIAQQWPEPFGGAETVGPETFPTILAVVLAAGSIYLMVKPDPDAQWPLGRTALELVVSLVVLVVYAMLLEPLGFVISTTLAVGTLSWRMGAPLRRAFVTGLASAVVVFVLFNYGLSLNLPAGPLEVN
- a CDS encoding tripartite tricarboxylate transporter permease, which codes for METLGFLMEGFAVALTPYNLMFALFGAFAGTLIGCLPGLGPANGVAILIPLAFALGLPPETAMILLTSVYAGAMYGGRISSILLNIPGDEPAMMTCLDGYPMARKGRAADALAISAIASFSGGLIGTIGLIMLAPVLARFALSFGPAEYFALFLLAFATLGGITGKNPMKTVIAATLGIMISTVGIDISTGTQRYTFGVLELYEGIDFILAIVGLFAISELLFFVESRMGGGREKMNVGKLTLTFKEIMSTVPTQLRGGVLGFISGVLPGAGASLGSFISYTLEKQVLGRKGNFGEGDIRGVVAPEAGNNGASSGALVPMLTLGVPGSGTTAVLLAMLISLNITPGPLMFTQNADIVWGVIAALLIGNVLLLLLNIPLVGFFVRLLSVPPMYLLPIVTMVAFVGIYSISNSAFDLYFMVAFGAAGYFLRKLEIPVVPIILGLLLGPEMEKNLGHALVLSDGDWSVLWASTLAKSFWLVAGLSLVLPYVVGPMLRRRMNAAMKESPVSD
- a CDS encoding porin is translated as MRKQKLMVSCVALVVCGFSAPGVFAQSKVPKVSSEVPVSDVAIDVYGQLNYGVLVGDTGDGSEHFIVDNDNSGSRIGARLKGDLDGTNLAIGAHVELEYQQNASNKVTLEERSISGEFNERQLNLFVSGGFGKLSLGQGDGAANGNIERDLSGTKVISYTNPSLVGGSLDFLDDATSTRVALGATTSDQDFESRYSRVRYDLPAMGAFKPVISQGIKGGDDVTEVGVRFSGEFGGKIDGALGYSVRDIGGVAGDSETMGGSLSWLHGSGINLTGAYSTTSDDNPANPDADFYLAKLGYKIGRHAFDIHYMETEDRAEKGDSAETLGVGYVFTPIKWFETYAGYNNHSLNRSGADFDDVSTVLVGGRLKF
- a CDS encoding PhoH family protein, whose translation is MYVLDTNVLIHDPNALLNFEEHDVIIPMTVLEELDSLKSGKQAVAADCRQAIRNIDKLLGDASPGDIEKGVPIVRGKKAEPLGALSILMSTEHHGNHGLPEHLNDNKIINTLAALQARHKSRDIILVSKDINMRLKARGFGVEAQDYHNDMLLDDIDLLPKGYKEFANSFWDTIEKVETIQREGITEHILRREGDLAKLTINEFVIDEQGFVGKVSDLSDNQIVIRDLHQHDLMNEEVWGLVPRDIYQAIALNLLLDPDIHLVNLTGSAGSGKTILALAACIEMTVASKIYKRIIATRSTQGLDEDIGFLPGTEAEKMEPWLGAIVDNLEALHEDDENMTASVDYILSKVPLHFKSMNYIRGRSFQHSLIIIDESQNLTPHQIKTIITRAGNGSKVICLGNLAQIDTPYLSALSSGLTYMTERFKSFRHGGHIHLQGVPRSVLAEYAEANL
- a CDS encoding CBS domain-containing protein codes for the protein MTVLAYEIMTPSIKAVPESWTMDRLARFLTDNEITGSPVTDETGEIVGIATLKDITEFRWNASRPETDTRMTPEEEQEARRLRMAIFEEMGKVPVEVRDIMTPIVLSVDEQTPVRDIADMMMREHLHRIFITKDEKITGIVTTYDMLKLISDQELTNRCAGNG
- a CDS encoding START domain-containing protein; translation: MHNLKAPGINRRIWALTTLLMTTIVSAMVSATALAQLPDENADGWSLRKETDNIRVLTIDQPDSSFQAFKAEAVLDVPIENLMAVMVNPESCVEWVHNCSESYAFGDGSFHDRYAYSVNDMPWPVTDRDYVIRIRTRGDQNNGEIVMDLNAIPDQREEESDYVRVDKSDTLYRFIPEGDQTRMIWIQHTNPNGSIPGWLVNTLLVDIPIRSIEQLERVARWDRYQNHELVYDDDGKLKGVTPKTQSGDD
- the minE gene encoding cell division topological specificity factor MinE, whose protein sequence is MSFFDYFKSKKDNRSASVAKERLQIIVAHERGQREQPDYLPALQKELLEVIRKYVQISDDMVQVEVDRNDSCSVLELNVTLPEH
- the minD gene encoding septum site-determining protein MinD, which translates into the protein MARIIVVTSGKGGVGKTTTSASISTGLAKRGHKTVVIDFDVGLRNLDLIMNCERRVVYDFVNVIQGEATLNQALIRDKRVDTLYILPASQTREKEALTREGVEKVINELSERFDYIVCDSPAGIEHGALMALYYADEAVVVTNPEVSSVRDSDRILGILQSKSRRAEMGQDPVKEHLLLTRYNPDRVARGEMLSVADVEEILAIPLLGVIPESQIVLNASNQGLPVILEEDSDAGQAYDDAVARLLGEEREHRFMSSQKKGFFSRMFKGG
- the minC gene encoding septum site-determining protein MinC, which gives rise to MSETAVSGVKQCFQLKSASVSMTALELYFFDDEEFESTLRDKISQAPGFFKDIPLIVSLEKYEGISSELDFFKIIGTCRRHNIHVIGVRGGNDDQRRLARGASLALLPGGNQRDREIDTGPDTETTEAIDSPTPPRVENHGEPAPARIINQPVRSGQQVYAPDGDLIILAPVQAGAEVLAAGNIHVYGPLRGRALAGIHGAEHARVFCQSLEAELVSIAGHYKISEDLQDNGWKTAVQIQLREDLLVVTPLEKA
- a CDS encoding HopJ type III effector protein — its product is MNLNDAVRIHLASVDAGHGDFEDTLALIDRFFEYRPTGFHNGPLYNGAGENAGSCRVFSLAQYCNLNEADTLRLFAQHYRQVLDEPAGESHGNIRQFIGTGWSGIRFDGPALRKRPATTQDDTTEETHP